A single genomic interval of uncultured Pseudodesulfovibrio sp. harbors:
- a CDS encoding NAD(P)H-hydrate dehydratase, whose amino-acid sequence MFLPLPTPAEMVIWDRETIQTIGIPGVTLMESASREALDVLLSEYGPVRGKEIFCFVGAGNNGGDALAVARHLTEHDAEVTVFHTKPKKNYRGETRTNLKWAQKLGIPLKYLPSVDFSTLPQPDIIIDGLLGTGFQGELRADTLDLIRTINRMGDKAFILALDIPSGLNGMTGSPQPEAIMADVTVTFQAAKLGLAMPGAARHTGMLDVRTIGIPRQIREQHPVRHHLISQMAMSRIPTPSHDMHKGGAGHVLVIGGSRGLTGAPHLSALAALRSGAGLVTIACPGGLAGPVKACSPDIMTLPLGTGVEWKPAMMELLEKELPRFDAVVVGPGLGRTGKTVDFIRAFVAKCPAQVVFDADALFALAQNAGLISELPPTTILTPHPGEMARLLNTTNAAIQNDRLEAVNSFVAKYAATLVLKGAGTLVANSEITCISPFSEPNLSIGGSGDVLSGVIASLLARKMTPIHAASIGVYWHGLTGRMLREDFPTRGNLASEIANMLPLAAKESTC is encoded by the coding sequence GTGTTTCTACCTCTGCCTACTCCTGCTGAAATGGTCATATGGGACCGTGAAACAATACAGACCATCGGCATTCCCGGCGTGACACTCATGGAGTCCGCCAGCCGCGAAGCTCTTGACGTACTGCTGTCGGAATACGGTCCTGTGCGAGGCAAGGAAATCTTTTGTTTTGTCGGTGCAGGCAACAACGGCGGCGACGCCCTTGCCGTGGCACGCCACCTCACGGAACACGATGCGGAAGTAACTGTTTTTCATACCAAGCCGAAAAAAAACTATCGCGGCGAAACCCGCACCAACCTCAAGTGGGCACAAAAGCTCGGCATACCGCTTAAATATCTCCCAAGCGTCGATTTCAGCACACTCCCACAGCCGGATATCATTATCGACGGCCTGCTCGGCACGGGCTTTCAGGGCGAACTGCGGGCTGACACCCTTGACCTCATTCGCACCATCAACCGCATGGGGGATAAGGCGTTCATACTTGCTCTGGATATTCCCTCCGGCCTGAATGGCATGACCGGCTCTCCGCAACCGGAAGCAATCATGGCTGATGTGACCGTCACCTTTCAGGCCGCCAAGCTGGGACTCGCCATGCCCGGAGCCGCAAGGCATACCGGGATGCTTGATGTCCGCACCATCGGAATCCCCAGACAGATACGGGAACAGCACCCCGTTCGACACCATCTCATTTCGCAAATGGCCATGTCCCGCATTCCAACACCCTCGCACGACATGCACAAAGGCGGTGCCGGACACGTTCTCGTCATCGGCGGTTCCCGTGGATTGACCGGTGCCCCGCATCTTTCGGCACTGGCCGCATTACGCAGCGGAGCCGGACTCGTCACCATCGCCTGCCCCGGCGGTCTTGCAGGACCGGTCAAGGCGTGTTCACCAGACATCATGACGCTTCCGCTCGGAACAGGAGTCGAATGGAAACCTGCCATGATGGAGCTCCTTGAAAAGGAACTTCCGCGTTTCGATGCCGTTGTCGTCGGTCCCGGTCTGGGCAGGACTGGAAAAACTGTTGATTTCATCAGGGCGTTTGTTGCAAAGTGTCCCGCACAGGTCGTATTTGATGCCGATGCACTTTTTGCGCTGGCGCAGAATGCGGGACTCATTTCCGAACTCCCGCCGACAACGATTCTGACACCGCACCCGGGCGAAATGGCACGGCTGCTGAACACAACCAACGCCGCAATCCAGAATGACCGGCTTGAAGCGGTCAATTCGTTTGTAGCCAAATACGCTGCCACTCTGGTTCTCAAAGGAGCCGGAACACTGGTGGCAAACAGTGAAATAACCTGTATCAGTCCGTTCTCCGAACCCAATCTGTCAATCGGCGGTTCTGGAGATGTTCTTTCCGGCGTCATTGCATCACTGCTGGCTCGGAAAATGACACCAATTCACGCTGCTTCCATCGGCGTTTACTGGCACGGTCTGACTGGCAGAATGCTCAGAGAAGATTTTCCCACGCGGGGCAATCTCGCTTCCGAAATAGCCAATATGCTGCCACTGGCGGCAAAGGAGTCCACATGCTGA
- a CDS encoding SurA N-terminal domain-containing protein: MKRRLKMVPKDRKHPSLHDFCKETIIRQNMVICPFWTLRSVYVSRFFLLSLILLLLFPATSFGEEVVYNEILVKINEEIITQFDLDEELKPILAQIGNRELSAAEKEQLNKLRKQTLERMVNDVLLAQEIKKYQISVSDEIVDDEIRRTQEQRGMSAEQFAAAVEKDGLTMDEFRKRLKGMIEKQELLGYMVHSKVLVTDSEIQKEYETRHDDYALEKMVELAIILLPSDVAAKEVKKRIEDGEYTFAEAVEKYSVGPGKDKGGSIGEVDWSDLADDWRASIEGVPAGGVGTPIIVQEKEALLSPVKIVDDRLVPLEEVRDSIFENLMQKKREKVFDEYFENLKQSSVIVYMTK, encoded by the coding sequence TTGAAACGGCGTCTGAAAATGGTACCGAAGGATAGGAAACACCCTTCGTTGCATGATTTTTGTAAAGAGACTATTATTCGTCAAAATATGGTTATTTGTCCGTTTTGGACTTTGAGGAGTGTATACGTGTCCCGATTTTTTCTGTTGAGCTTGATTTTGCTGCTGCTTTTTCCTGCGACGTCTTTTGGGGAAGAGGTTGTATACAATGAGATTCTGGTCAAGATAAACGAAGAGATCATCACTCAGTTTGATCTTGATGAGGAATTGAAGCCCATTCTTGCCCAGATCGGCAATCGTGAGTTGAGCGCAGCCGAGAAGGAACAATTGAACAAACTTCGCAAGCAGACTCTTGAAAGAATGGTCAACGACGTTCTTTTGGCACAGGAAATCAAGAAGTATCAGATTTCGGTTTCTGATGAGATTGTTGACGATGAAATTCGCCGGACACAGGAACAGCGGGGTATGTCTGCCGAGCAGTTTGCCGCGGCCGTCGAGAAAGACGGGTTGACCATGGATGAGTTTCGAAAGCGCCTCAAGGGGATGATTGAGAAACAGGAATTGCTCGGTTACATGGTTCATAGCAAAGTGCTTGTTACGGATAGTGAAATTCAAAAAGAATATGAAACCAGACACGACGATTATGCTCTTGAGAAAATGGTCGAACTCGCCATTATTCTCCTGCCGTCTGATGTGGCCGCCAAAGAAGTGAAAAAGCGTATTGAAGACGGCGAGTACACTTTTGCGGAAGCCGTGGAGAAGTATAGCGTTGGTCCGGGCAAGGATAAGGGCGGCTCCATCGGCGAAGTGGACTGGTCCGACCTTGCGGATGACTGGAGAGCTTCCATTGAAGGCGTTCCTGCGGGCGGTGTGGGAACACCTATCATCGTTCAGGAGAAAGAGGCCTTGTTGTCGCCTGTAAAAATCGTTGACGATAGGTTGGTACCGCTGGAAGAAGTGCGTGACAGCATTTTTGAAAATTTGATGCAGAAGAAGCGTGAAAAAGTTTTTGATGAATATTTTGAGAACTTGAAGCAGAGTTCTGTTATTGTTTATATGACTAAATAA
- a CDS encoding pyridoxine 5'-phosphate synthase, producing MPVLVVNVDHVATLRQARMGIEPEPVTAAYMAEMAGATGIIVHLREDRRHIQDRDVKLIKETCNTRMHLEMAATKEMQGIALDVDPEMVCIVPEKRQELTTEGGLNCIGREDELTDYLAPLHARGIRSSLFIDADPRQVEAAHAIGAEYIEIHTGHYANAKDFKEREKELTKILDGIKQAHYLGLKINLGHGLNYRNILAFKDVANISEYSIGHSIMARAIYVGLDRAIRDMAELVRGFAD from the coding sequence ATGCCGGTACTCGTTGTGAACGTCGATCACGTAGCCACTCTGCGACAAGCCAGAATGGGCATTGAGCCCGAACCCGTTACCGCCGCATATATGGCCGAGATGGCCGGAGCCACAGGCATCATTGTCCACCTGCGCGAAGACCGCAGACACATTCAGGACCGCGATGTCAAACTCATAAAAGAAACATGCAACACCCGTATGCATCTTGAAATGGCAGCCACAAAGGAAATGCAGGGCATCGCCCTTGATGTCGATCCGGAAATGGTCTGCATCGTTCCTGAAAAACGTCAGGAACTGACCACTGAAGGCGGCCTCAACTGCATCGGCAGAGAGGATGAACTTACCGACTACCTCGCCCCGCTGCATGCCCGGGGAATTCGATCCAGCCTGTTCATTGACGCAGATCCCAGACAGGTCGAAGCGGCTCATGCCATTGGTGCGGAATACATTGAAATTCACACCGGGCACTACGCTAATGCCAAGGATTTCAAGGAACGTGAAAAAGAACTGACCAAGATTCTTGATGGCATAAAGCAGGCACATTACCTCGGCCTCAAAATCAATCTTGGCCATGGCCTGAACTACCGCAACATCCTCGCTTTCAAGGACGTTGCCAATATCAGCGAATATTCCATCGGTCACTCCATCATGGCCCGCGCCATTTACGTCGGACTCGACCGGGCCATCCGCGACATGGCGGAACTTGTACGCGGTTTCGCAGACTAG
- a CDS encoding holo-[acyl-carrier-protein] synthase, translating into MIRGLGIDLAEIDRIRELWEKYGRRFAEKILTERELDQLPKKNPVPRLAALFAAKEAAVKALGTGFADGVHFKCIEVVHAQSGKPEIFFLGRGREVFDKIAAKNSHVSLTHSRDTAAATVVLEG; encoded by the coding sequence ATGATTCGGGGACTGGGCATTGACCTTGCGGAAATAGATCGAATTCGGGAACTCTGGGAAAAGTACGGCAGACGATTTGCCGAAAAGATCCTGACAGAACGCGAACTCGATCAATTACCGAAAAAGAATCCAGTTCCCCGTCTCGCAGCGCTGTTTGCCGCGAAAGAAGCCGCGGTCAAGGCGCTGGGAACCGGCTTTGCCGATGGCGTACATTTCAAATGTATTGAAGTCGTCCATGCCCAAAGCGGCAAACCAGAAATCTTCTTCCTTGGCCGAGGCCGGGAGGTATTCGACAAAATTGCTGCCAAGAATTCGCATGTTTCACTGACCCACTCCCGTGACACCGCAGCCGCCACCGTGGTACTGGAAGGCTAG
- the mfd gene encoding transcription-repair coupling factor, whose amino-acid sequence MTSTFPDAISRFIGGSSESVRVFKSGPGTQAFIASSLLEKGSSAAIVVPGAAEFKQMRALLGLLSSGGAGEYAPMWERDWISIGPYVSRRPDAEAWGDRWAALYALLYGKKPCGVLMTVDNLLPHWPSSTVLQENWATLTKGEEMSPDILLEQLVSWGYVRRKIVSGPGDMAVRGDILDIHAAGYDLPLRLEFFGDILEEIRLFDPSTQRSKVDLAEAVLLPVSPGITTDSYAEQAREVWAKLRKTGEIGSAEEHALLERLEANDGFVWPGMFYADPVGLESYFPANMPYLLSAGATLRARLEDQDQAWRDFVDEEGRQKGVRWPLRFFCRSHDGARDVWQNTRQIVFEELTMGREKDGIDLAENPYSDFSDLFWKPEASRRPWSTLMNGLKEWCRSEFQTILSFRTERSRKKFLALAEQEQLPISLEYSPRGQGLFALVSPLRRGMEMVWSRIRVLGEEVLQPEAPRVHTGRDSAFKGLEKYDDLTEGDLLVHRDYGLAQFGGLHHMNVGDAANDYLLLFFSGEDKLFLPVDRLNLVQRFKGPEGAKSPSLDKLGGTRWAKTTARVRKAIEKIAHELVEMYAFRRVAKGFSYGKLDDMYSEFEATFGFEETPDQDKAVRDVFRDMQKPEPMDRLVCGDVGFGKTEVALRAAFRAALEGLQTALLCPTTVLAEQHYQTFTKRMEGFPVRIGLLSRFVPKKRQKTIVEAAARGEIDILIGTHRILSKDVELPNLGLLILDEEQRFGVKHKERLKHFRNNIDVLTLTATPIPRTLQLSLSGIRGLSVIETPPVDRKPVETAISERDPLEMKGILRRELDRGGQVYWVYNRVNGLDRVAEFVQGLVPEAKVATAHGKMTEKALEEAMRGFWHGEIDVLVCTSIVESGLDFPNANTLIVDQAQLFGLGQLYQLRGRVGRSEKQAYAYFVVPSVDDLSAIVRKRLRIILDMDYLGAGFKVAMEDLRLRGAGNILGESQSGQIAKVGLDLFLEMLEEEVRRVRGESDIRASEPELNFVFEAHIPSDFVPDSKERLRYYRALSSAGDERTLKELEAEIRDRFGHLPDELEAFMGVLRLKQTLSRLQAGRAELYPARMVISWPDDAVAVNPERLIRWVGDQGERARLIPPAKLEIRYGETHSMRQALEDVAVELEELLDPVDEGKQNS is encoded by the coding sequence ATGACATCCACGTTTCCTGACGCCATATCCCGATTCATCGGCGGTTCTTCGGAATCGGTCCGCGTGTTCAAAAGCGGGCCGGGGACGCAGGCTTTTATTGCCAGTTCGTTGCTTGAAAAGGGAAGCAGTGCAGCCATTGTAGTGCCCGGTGCGGCGGAGTTCAAGCAGATGCGTGCCTTGCTCGGTTTACTGTCATCCGGCGGAGCCGGTGAATATGCGCCCATGTGGGAACGCGATTGGATCAGCATCGGCCCCTATGTTTCGCGGCGGCCAGATGCCGAGGCGTGGGGTGACCGTTGGGCTGCCTTGTATGCTTTGCTGTACGGCAAAAAGCCGTGTGGCGTGCTGATGACGGTGGATAACCTGTTGCCGCATTGGCCTTCCTCTACTGTGCTTCAGGAAAACTGGGCAACGCTTACCAAGGGGGAGGAGATGTCGCCGGATATTCTCCTTGAGCAGCTTGTCTCTTGGGGATATGTCCGCCGGAAAATTGTTTCCGGTCCCGGTGACATGGCAGTGCGTGGAGATATTCTGGATATTCATGCCGCCGGTTATGACTTGCCGCTTCGTCTCGAGTTTTTTGGTGATATTCTTGAGGAAATCCGGTTGTTTGATCCTTCGACACAGCGGTCTAAGGTGGACCTCGCAGAAGCCGTATTATTGCCGGTTTCGCCGGGGATCACTACGGACAGTTATGCAGAACAGGCTCGGGAGGTGTGGGCCAAACTGCGTAAGACGGGTGAAATCGGTTCTGCCGAGGAGCATGCGCTTCTGGAGCGTCTGGAGGCAAATGACGGATTTGTCTGGCCGGGGATGTTCTACGCCGATCCTGTGGGGCTGGAATCCTACTTTCCGGCAAACATGCCGTATCTTCTGTCTGCCGGAGCAACTTTGCGGGCGCGGCTTGAAGATCAGGATCAGGCGTGGCGTGATTTCGTTGACGAGGAAGGACGGCAGAAAGGTGTCCGCTGGCCGTTGCGTTTCTTTTGCAGGTCACATGATGGCGCTCGTGATGTCTGGCAGAACACGCGACAGATCGTCTTTGAAGAATTGACCATGGGGCGTGAGAAGGACGGAATCGACCTTGCGGAAAATCCGTACAGTGATTTTTCCGATCTGTTCTGGAAGCCCGAAGCCTCCCGTCGGCCATGGTCGACCCTCATGAACGGCCTCAAGGAATGGTGTCGCTCCGAGTTTCAGACCATTCTCAGTTTCCGGACAGAGCGCTCCCGAAAGAAATTTCTGGCATTGGCTGAACAGGAACAGTTGCCTATCTCGCTGGAGTATTCTCCCAGAGGACAGGGACTTTTTGCCCTGGTTTCCCCTTTACGCAGGGGAATGGAAATGGTCTGGAGCCGGATTCGGGTACTCGGCGAAGAGGTTTTGCAGCCCGAAGCGCCTCGTGTGCATACCGGGCGGGATAGCGCATTCAAAGGTCTTGAGAAGTACGACGATCTGACCGAGGGCGATCTGTTGGTGCACCGCGATTATGGTCTGGCTCAGTTCGGTGGGCTGCACCATATGAATGTCGGGGATGCAGCCAATGACTACCTGCTCCTTTTCTTTTCCGGCGAGGACAAGCTGTTTCTGCCGGTGGATCGGCTTAATCTGGTGCAGCGTTTCAAAGGTCCCGAGGGAGCCAAGTCTCCGTCTCTGGACAAACTTGGCGGAACCCGTTGGGCCAAGACGACAGCCCGTGTGCGGAAGGCTATCGAGAAAATCGCGCACGAACTGGTCGAGATGTATGCTTTTCGTCGTGTGGCAAAAGGGTTTTCCTACGGCAAACTTGACGACATGTATTCCGAGTTCGAGGCGACGTTCGGATTTGAAGAAACACCGGATCAGGACAAGGCCGTCAGGGATGTTTTCCGTGATATGCAAAAGCCCGAGCCAATGGACCGGCTTGTGTGCGGTGACGTCGGGTTCGGCAAGACCGAAGTCGCGTTGCGTGCTGCATTTCGTGCCGCTTTGGAAGGATTGCAAACGGCGTTGCTGTGCCCGACCACCGTGCTGGCGGAGCAGCATTACCAGACCTTTACCAAGCGCATGGAAGGATTCCCGGTTCGCATAGGGCTGTTGAGTCGTTTTGTGCCCAAAAAGCGTCAGAAGACGATTGTCGAGGCCGCGGCGCGTGGCGAGATCGACATACTCATCGGTACTCATCGGATTTTGTCCAAGGATGTCGAACTGCCGAATCTCGGGCTGCTGATTCTGGACGAGGAGCAGCGCTTTGGTGTCAAGCACAAGGAAAGACTGAAGCATTTCAGGAATAATATTGATGTGTTGACGCTGACAGCCACGCCGATTCCGCGAACTTTGCAGCTTTCGCTTTCCGGGATTCGCGGGCTGTCGGTCATTGAGACGCCGCCGGTAGACCGCAAGCCGGTCGAGACGGCCATCTCGGAGCGTGATCCCCTTGAAATGAAGGGAATCCTGCGACGTGAGCTTGATCGGGGCGGTCAGGTCTACTGGGTCTATAACCGTGTCAACGGGTTGGACCGGGTGGCGGAGTTTGTACAGGGATTGGTCCCGGAGGCCAAAGTGGCAACCGCGCACGGCAAGATGACCGAGAAGGCGCTTGAAGAGGCCATGCGTGGTTTCTGGCATGGTGAAATTGATGTGCTTGTCTGTACATCCATTGTCGAATCCGGGCTTGATTTTCCCAATGCGAACACGCTGATAGTCGATCAGGCGCAGCTTTTCGGGCTTGGACAGTTGTATCAGCTTCGGGGGCGTGTCGGGCGAAGTGAAAAACAGGCCTATGCCTATTTTGTCGTTCCGAGTGTGGACGATTTAAGTGCAATTGTTCGTAAACGCTTGCGTATTATTCTGGACATGGATTATCTGGGAGCAGGATTCAAGGTCGCCATGGAAGATCTCAGGCTTCGCGGAGCCGGAAACATCCTTGGTGAGTCCCAGTCCGGGCAGATTGCCAAGGTGGGCCTTGATTTGTTTCTTGAAATGCTTGAAGAGGAAGTTCGACGCGTACGCGGCGAGTCTGATATCAGGGCCTCAGAGCCTGAACTCAATTTTGTTTTTGAGGCGCATATTCCGAGTGATTTCGTACCGGATTCAAAGGAACGGTTACGCTATTACAGGGCGTTGTCATCTGCCGGTGATGAGCGGACTCTCAAGGAACTTGAAGCCGAAATTCGAGATCGTTTCGGGCATCTTCCCGATGAGTTGGAAGCGTTTATGGGAGTTCTGCGTTTGAAGCAGACCTTGTCGCGCCTTCAGGCTGGGCGGGCTGAACTGTATCCGGCCCGAATGGTCATTTCCTGGCCTGATGATGCTGTCGCGGTCAATCCGGAGCGGCTCATCAGGTGGGTTGGCGATCAGGGGGAGCGGGCACGACTCATTCCGCCAGCCAAGCTGGAAATTCGATACGGCGAAACGCATTCCATGCGGCAGGCTTTGGAGGATGTCGCTGTTGAATTGGAAGAATTGCTCGATCCGGTAGATGAAGGTAAGCAGAATTCATAA
- a CDS encoding peptidyl-prolyl cis-trans isomerase — MFRKIFPLVILALLLGCSNESDNIGIVARVNDAPIYLAELEFQHDQFQADTAGSYVPSVEKLKGEYGEILTDLIVQELVVQELARQDLGITDHELLKAEEEVRADYPEGAFDQMLVEEYIDLKAWRRQLKNHLAMKKFFHQVLRPQIKIDYKEAEKYYREHISDFYLPESLRILVVRGPSREIVDRAVEKYLAEQNQIDLTTAFGEVETREVVVREGRLSAAWKNAVSSLEPGQSSGVITNRFGFEALVLLERSPAKVLAPAQAYPIVEKALLEKKLRDAFGRWLEPTIQGAEISVSSHLLPEKIESDNDVSPSELSESSVIETASENGTEG, encoded by the coding sequence ATGTTTCGAAAAATATTTCCACTTGTCATCCTGGCCTTGCTGCTTGGATGTTCCAACGAATCCGACAACATTGGTATTGTCGCACGAGTCAATGATGCCCCCATCTATCTTGCCGAATTGGAATTTCAGCACGATCAGTTCCAGGCCGATACAGCCGGATCATATGTGCCGAGCGTTGAAAAGCTGAAAGGCGAGTATGGGGAGATTCTGACGGATCTCATCGTGCAGGAGCTTGTCGTGCAGGAGTTGGCCCGTCAGGATCTGGGCATCACCGATCATGAACTGCTCAAGGCCGAAGAGGAAGTCCGCGCGGATTATCCGGAAGGGGCTTTCGACCAGATGCTGGTCGAAGAGTATATTGATCTCAAGGCATGGCGACGGCAGTTGAAAAATCATCTGGCCATGAAAAAGTTTTTCCATCAGGTGCTCAGGCCCCAGATCAAGATAGATTACAAGGAAGCTGAAAAATACTATCGGGAACATATTTCGGATTTTTATCTGCCTGAAAGCCTGCGGATTCTTGTTGTTCGTGGCCCCAGCCGTGAAATCGTGGACCGGGCTGTCGAGAAATACCTTGCCGAGCAGAATCAGATTGATTTGACGACTGCTTTCGGTGAAGTCGAGACTCGTGAGGTGGTTGTCCGTGAAGGACGGTTGTCCGCAGCGTGGAAAAACGCCGTGTCCAGCCTTGAGCCGGGACAGTCCAGCGGCGTCATCACCAATCGATTCGGTTTCGAAGCACTGGTGTTGCTTGAACGCAGTCCGGCCAAAGTGCTTGCACCGGCGCAGGCGTATCCGATTGTGGAAAAGGCTCTTCTTGAAAAGAAGCTGCGTGATGCTTTCGGACGTTGGCTGGAGCCGACCATTCAGGGAGCGGAAATCTCAGTCAGCAGTCATTTGCTTCCCGAGAAAATTGAGTCTGACAATGATGTGTCGCCAAGTGAATTGTCGGAGAGTTCCGTGATTGAAACGGCGTCTGAAAATGGTACCGAAGGATAG
- a CDS encoding chemotaxis protein CheW, with protein MDVEEVEGDQELIQLVTFSIGEEEFGVNILQVQEIIRTMEITTVPRAPEFVEGVINLRGKVIPIVDMRSRFGLESKEHDKYTRIIVIEIDMIIVGFVVDAVSEVLRIPANSVQPPPPVVAGMDADYIDGVGKLDDRLLILLDLDSLLDNEEKEVLSGV; from the coding sequence ATGGACGTTGAAGAGGTTGAGGGGGATCAGGAACTCATACAGCTCGTCACCTTCAGCATTGGCGAGGAGGAGTTCGGGGTCAATATCCTTCAGGTGCAGGAAATAATTCGTACCATGGAGATCACGACTGTCCCCCGTGCTCCTGAATTCGTTGAAGGCGTTATCAATCTGCGCGGCAAGGTTATCCCCATTGTCGATATGCGAAGCCGGTTCGGACTTGAGTCCAAAGAGCACGACAAATATACCCGGATAATTGTTATCGAGATCGACATGATCATTGTCGGTTTTGTCGTTGATGCCGTGTCCGAAGTCCTTCGTATTCCTGCTAATTCCGTTCAGCCTCCGCCGCCGGTCGTAGCCGGTATGGATGCCGATTATATTGATGGTGTGGGCAAGCTCGACGACCGTTTGCTGATTCTGCTTGATCTTGATTCCTTGCTTGATAATGAGGAAAAGGAAGTTCTGAGCGGGGTTTGA
- a CDS encoding UDP-glucose/GDP-mannose dehydrogenase family protein, with the protein MNVCIVGTGYVGLVSAACFAEMGNNVFCVDVNPHVVETLESGKVHIYEPGLEELVRRNTAEGRLRFTTDLGEGMRDALVVFITVGTPCADDGSCDLSFVDAVAREIGQRMTSPKIVVDKSTVPVGTADRVREIVAGELEKRGEDIHFDVVSNPEFLKEGDAVSDFMKPDRVIVGTGDEESAKVLRDLYSPFARSREKLIVMGVRSAEMTKYAANCMLATKISFINEVANICERVGANVSEVRAGIGSDSRIGYSFIYPGVGYGGSCFPKDVKALIGTAKEYGYDAKLIRSVDEVNNIQKRVLAEKVKAYFEPQGGVEGRTLALWGIAFKANTDDIREASATEVIKDLTSLGMKVKAFDPVANERAREEIGHIEGLEILDSQYDVLEGADALAVVTDWNQFRDPDFEKIKALLKAPIVFDGRNLYVPERMGEAGFAYFSIGRLPIK; encoded by the coding sequence ATGAATGTATGCATCGTCGGCACAGGATATGTGGGGTTGGTTTCTGCCGCATGTTTTGCCGAAATGGGCAACAATGTTTTTTGTGTTGATGTGAACCCTCACGTCGTCGAAACTCTGGAAAGCGGCAAGGTTCATATTTACGAACCCGGACTTGAAGAACTTGTCAGGCGTAATACGGCTGAAGGACGACTCCGTTTCACTACGGATTTGGGCGAGGGGATGCGCGACGCCTTGGTCGTGTTCATTACTGTCGGCACTCCGTGCGCTGATGATGGTTCCTGCGATCTGTCCTTTGTCGATGCGGTAGCCCGCGAAATAGGGCAGCGTATGACCAGCCCGAAGATCGTCGTGGATAAATCCACTGTTCCCGTGGGCACGGCTGATCGCGTTCGTGAGATCGTTGCCGGTGAACTGGAAAAGCGTGGTGAGGACATTCATTTCGATGTCGTCTCCAACCCCGAATTCCTGAAAGAGGGCGATGCTGTCAGTGATTTCATGAAGCCTGACCGTGTCATCGTCGGAACCGGTGATGAAGAGTCTGCCAAGGTCCTGCGTGATCTTTATTCTCCTTTTGCCCGCAGTAGGGAAAAGCTGATCGTCATGGGCGTACGCAGTGCGGAAATGACGAAGTATGCTGCTAACTGCATGCTTGCTACCAAGATCTCCTTTATCAACGAAGTCGCCAATATCTGCGAGCGCGTCGGTGCCAACGTCAGTGAAGTGCGGGCCGGTATCGGTTCCGACAGCCGTATCGGCTACAGCTTCATTTACCCCGGTGTCGGGTATGGCGGTTCCTGCTTCCCCAAAGATGTAAAGGCGCTGATCGGCACAGCGAAAGAATATGGCTATGATGCCAAGCTCATTCGCTCCGTGGATGAAGTGAACAATATCCAGAAGCGCGTGCTGGCCGAAAAGGTCAAGGCCTACTTCGAGCCGCAGGGCGGTGTGGAAGGTCGGACGCTGGCTTTGTGGGGAATTGCGTTCAAGGCCAATACCGATGATATTCGCGAAGCCTCGGCCACCGAAGTCATCAAGGATTTGACAAGTCTTGGCATGAAAGTGAAGGCCTTTGATCCTGTGGCCAATGAGCGTGCCCGCGAGGAGATCGGTCATATTGAAGGTTTGGAAATCCTCGATAGCCAGTATGACGTACTGGAAGGTGCTGATGCTCTTGCCGTGGTGACTGACTGGAATCAGTTCCGTGATCCTGATTTTGAAAAGATAAAAGCGCTTCTCAAGGCCCCGATCGTTTTTGACGGACGGAACCTGTATGTCCCGGAACGTATGGGAGAAGCCGGTTTTGCCTATTTCAGCATCGGACGTCTGCCGATCAAGTAA